One window from the genome of Tachypleus tridentatus isolate NWPU-2018 chromosome 11, ASM421037v1, whole genome shotgun sequence encodes:
- the LOC143232792 gene encoding uncharacterized protein LOC143232792 isoform X4 has translation MTSRLFKCGEDGHMSRDCPNVGGDMRSKSGCFKYGEDGHVSRAIKNPDKQVGHDGTSKARIFSSVINSKEKETLLQGLQLLLLV, from the exons GATTATTTAAGTGCGGTGAAGATGGACACATGTCAAGAGACTGTCCTAATGTAGGTGGGGACATGAGAAGTAAATCTGGTTGCTTCAAGTATGGTGAAGATGGACACGTCTCACGAGCCATTAAGAATCCTGACAAACAAGTTGGACATGATg gAACATCTAAGGCCAGAATATTTAGCTCAGTTATCAACAGTAAAGAAAAGGAAACTTTATTACAGGG gttacagctCTTGTTGTTGGTGTGA